The sequence ataaggaCCGCTATAAGTAGCACGGCCGCAAACGGGCTaggtacactgaaaatcatttctacctaatttttgaggagaaatcactcattgtcgagctcttttATAAGCttcccaaaattaggtcgtcaTCTACTCAAACTATGAGTTAAtcggtaaaaatgggtagcgtgctttgttatggcataacatttgtactaaacttacatttacctaaattttgaggtcatcactcgttacccaaaattggggagattCACTTTAGTTgactttgggtaggttttgactcAAAATTGGGTAGcagctggtaagagtgtaccgCGTAAAtgttcaccccgattctgcaatccgacggatttatgatacgaacgaatctttcGTTCGAGTTTGAATTTtccattctttattccgttcgacttgtatcaTTCGATCGACTCTTGTTCGGGAACActagaaatttcgaacactaaccatcaaagctgtcaacactacttatacgttctatattatttatattattcatttcttagtaaacgaaactgatattcgagttcatacccaactcgaacggaatgcagaatggaaattgcacattcgatcggaatatttcgaatcgatcgctgCATTCGATGCTTTCTATGATTTGCGAAGAGGAAAATCTACCGTAGGAATGTACTGAAGGAGTGGTATACTCCATCTACAAAAATGGTGATAAGCTTGACGGCACAattacattgctgaacgccgcctacaaggtactctcccaaatcctttgccgttgtctatcatcaatagctaaggaattcgtagcgTCGTACCAAGCAAGATTTACAGGGGCCCGCGCCACTACAGACCACATATTTGCGATAAGGCaaatactccagaagtgtcgtgacctattcattgacttaaaAGCGGcaaacgacacaatcgatcgagatcagctatGGCAAAATATGCACGAATACTACGGGTTTTcgtataaactgacgcgattggggGAAGCATCGATGAATAGAATGATTTGCTACGTTcaatcggagagggctacggcaaggtgaaggACTCTCTTgtctcttgttcaatattgctttggaaggtgtgattcgtagagcgaggatcgacgcaAGCGGTACGATCTTCCGAAAATCCGTACAGCTTTTTGGTTTCGCTGACGACGTTGATATTGTGATACGTAACCTTGAAAAGattatggaaacatacatcggactgaaaaccGAAGCGACagaccataaatgcgtcgaaaacaaaatatatgagaggaaaagactctagagaagaaacactatgcctcccaccacgaatattgatagacggtaacAATATCGAGGTGATTGACGAATTGGTGTGACCGTCGATAATGATACCAGCAGAGGAAttgtgtcccgggttggcggttcaatgcatagggtactggtcttacaaaccagttgtcggaTGTTCGTGCTTCGACCTgggaggattcgtagtgtcagtagactcgtagcaccagccatgcaatggttctgtacactcggaatcggctgcgaagtctgttgaaacagaaggtcaaattccactacaggaatgttataccaaggctttgctttgctttgctagaGAAATTCAGAGGAGGCAGGAATCCGTGCATACTTtgcactcagaaaaacccttcgatatagtaaagtacgccaccgcaaaaAAATTACCCATCTACAAAGCGCTCATTAGACAACGATTGCTCTctacagatggaagacggaacgggaCGACAGCGTATGAGCCAAAATTGGGTTGGGCTTAACTTCAAGCGAAAATATCATtaataagataaatttctaTTTTTCGCAAAGAGAAAATACGTAAAATTAGCGTCACAACGAACCGTTACGTTTGATCAAAGATTTCTTTGTATAGTTCTATTTAACTCCAGTTTCAACTTTTTGGTCTTTCACCGGGGATATTTAGTACATGTTATTTATGTTTCTATTTATACAAAAAATCGCTGTTGTATTTTTTCTGCAAAGTCTATGCGATACCCTTTTTCTTGGGGTAGAAGCCGTATCATTCGTCATCCTTCGCAGCATCGCAGGATCGTCTGTCtcgatttcatttttttgtatattggTAGCGGTTGATAGTTCAGTTTATGAGAGTGtttgattgttttttgtttctgtCTTAGAAGTACAGGGGTTACTTGTAGTTCACGTCAAAGAACTCTCATTGTCATTAGATATAGATGTCTTTTTGTCCATTTTCTCACATGGCTTTCCATAGTGAACAACAGTTTGACGACAGTATTGATACGTGGTCTGCTGGCTTTCATACGTGACCAGTGATCTACATGACCACTTTTCGTCGAATTCGAAGGTTGGTTTGCGTTTGCGATGTTCATCAAACATTTAcgtgaaagaaaacaaaaataaatatgtgCTTTTCGCACAATTCGGTTGCACTCAAAAACCTCAAAATAATCGCAATTTTATATGTTCCCATTGTATTACGTGCGTATCTGATTGTAAATTATGTTTATCAATTCCCAACAGGAAAACCCGTCGAAGCACCCGATCATCATCCTGAAAGACGTCTCGTACAGTCATCTGCAGGCGATCCTGGAGTTCATGTACGCTGGCGAGGTGAACGTGTCCCAGGAGCAGTTGCCTACGTTTTTGAAAACCGCTGATAGACTGAAAGTGAAGGGCCTCGCAGAGACGCCAACGAATATCAAGCGAGAGGGTTAATAAGCGCTGCACGTTGTTGGGCTTTCCTTATCTGAATTTCTTCTCCCAGACACGCTCGTTGAATAGTTTCTAATCAACTTTATATATATACACTCGTAATACGAATATATAGACCAGGAATAAACGCAAGCCTAGACACACCCCTAATCAAACTGCGGACGAAAGCATGCTGCGGTAAGTAAATTAGTAGTTTCCGTTGACAGACAACGAGCGGTTTGTGGATGGAGAAGAAAGGTACTATAAGGTTAAATTTTATAGAATCGATTACTATCGGGGAAGTAAcacagcatacatacatacatactaaACGAGAGAAAGAGAACGAGCGACCGTGCGTATAGTAAGAATATTGAAGTTTAACATTAATTAtacaacagcaaaaaaaaaacaaaatcaactagtggaaacagtattttccACGCACTTCTTAGTTTTTATTACACTTAGTAATTTCAaattccaaaacaaaacaaaaaaaatgaagacaACAGCAATTATCTTCCAAAATTTTATTcagttgattgattgattgattaatGTGAGATGCGCCTTTCCCTGTTCCTTCTCgggtgagaaaaaaaaattatgcaatcGAGGGTCCAGCTTTCAGTGGCTGTACCGAGCGATGGCGAAGCTGTGCGACGTTAGGGAACTAATATTTTGTATTGGActggcatcagttttcttttGGCCTGAATTGAGCGTTTTCAGTAATGTGTAAATATGGACAGAACAAGAGAAAGAAGGGGTGACCGTTTATAGAGGCCAGGAGATAGCGTTGGTTAGAATCGGCAGAAGAGCGTATTTCTTGCTCGCGTGGATGAGAAAAGTTTACAGTAAGAAAGAAAACCCTTGAAGAATATATACTAAAGAAAGGATCAATTTTAAAATAGGAAATATACATTACTTGCAAATTGAAGAATACTTCTTCCTGAGTTTAATACTTTTAATCTATTCTCTTTTAAAAATTGTCTGATTGAAAACCACGAAGCATGATTTTCTCCTTCTACTTTGAGCTATATTGATTGATGATGATTTAAATCTGTACCgctattattatattttttgttaGCACAATTGTATTCGAAGAGAAAGTACATTTTGtaggaattcaaaaaaaaaagaaacaagacTTCATCCATCCGAAAGAAAGACGTCCCTGCATCAAAATGTGGAAATTCAAAgctataaaaacaataaaaagacTGGTTTATAATATTGTAAATTCGCGATAGCGGAGGTGGAAtgagtagttcaacataaactgctaatgtacTGATGAATCGATGACGAAACGTTGAACAAAATGAAATAGCGGTTTCCCATGAGGTACTTAAAAAATGACCATTGTAAATGTTTAACATCGTTTCCTagagaaaacattttttaaaactagccaacattttcatttgaaatgtttttcagtcaacagatctcactctaatgtcgtgtttttttatatcgtttatttatacccggctttaaccaagttgcggtcgttcgccgggttaatgtcgtgttcgttttataccaaacctaacccagttgccACccaaactgctgtcaaaccgtaatACATGCGGTATAtaattcgaccgtcccacgacaaaagggcataaatgcaaatgacagtttactttttctttcacgatttaccgaactgattttatatttgatgctttactcttcgcaaaactttcaaggtcaaactaaaagctttcgatttatattggaaactagagaatttgcaataatggctccgtagtaatcaaaagaaaaagtaaacaaagagaggctctcatttgcagttaggcccttttgtcgtgggaataTCGAATTCACATCAACTGACTACCTTCAAAAAGGGGAAAACCATCCATGGTTAATTTTAAACCAATTGGGTCGATTCAATAAGCAGTTGAAGAAAACGACCTCATTTGACGAGGGAGAATTTTTTTCCATCAGAAAAAACACCCCTCCCTCATTCTCCCTATTCTTCAGATTTAGTCCCGAGTGAACATTGCTTGTTCCCAAACAAATGACTATTTTGATGAGCTCATATTCCTCCGCGAgttgttaaagccggggtaaaataatgatatataaaacaaaaatgagCTCATATTTTTGGAAGAAACACAAAATATGAAGATGCGTTAGACTAACTGTATAGAATTCAAAGGAGACTGTGTTGAAAAAGAGAATAACTTTTCATCCAAAAACCTGTGTTCCATTCAAAAAGTCACGAACTTATTGACCCGTACTCGCAATAGCGTTTGTGCAAACGGGAATGAAGAATTTGTATAGCATTCTTCAATTCAAACGGGATTTGTAaggagaaaaattctctcgagataatctatatatataaaaatgcagagatcattctttgtaatcgcatcacgtaagaacggatggacggattgagattttttttttttgtttgatcagtttttacccccaccgggttcgtacataaaaaaaattaggaaaacttaccggaaaagtgggaaaaaccaataaacttattttgtatagacaatggaattttccactgaaaaagtcgccaatgattgctagatcattgataggtgtttggcgcataacgagttgcataagtgtttggccgtcgaagaaaggaatactagatcgttgaaagaatcttttggcgcgcaacgagtagatttgggtggagattttacatgcatgattgattcgtcatttggaaacacgtgcttaatagggtatcaaaatcattacttgccaaatgactgttttagctataccgtaaacagcaacacaagttctaatgtcatttaccagtagatgtagttagatgaattatgttggccatcgtgggcgtgagttgaacaaataaaattatgtaacgatttttttacgtatcaatgataggattctgctgttgaaataatgagttcagatgaaaatattttccttgcatttagcatgctgaagtttgttcagccgattcgggtgagttttcaagagtggtttacttcaaaacggatggtattcatgacatctgtaagctgcttaagtcaaatcatttcattttccgaacttccggattatttgacgaattaccatatgggaatcgtgaatatcatatctgaaggagaaatcgtggcatgtaagaaccattagttgtgagatctgctgttttatacattggctttaacgataagaagaatactggtataatcactcctcatgttcacttcgctagaacagaatattgattctcaggaccaggcccgtgcgcaggaatcatccatggggggggggggtttcaaggggagaggggggtgtccaaaaggcgaaaaggcgcctcatccacttcaaattatgtcagtttataaattgataaaaaaattgataaaaaatatgaatttgtcaaattatttgcactttaaaataataagtactccattgttcatgaaacttaatttaaaaaaaattcttcatggggggggttaaaacccccaaaacccccccctgcgcacgggcctgctcaggactgaatactaagaaaaacgatgtggtggctcgacgaatgagagaccttttgatacaattcttgaacgaatccagcgttcatgtcaaagttaatggacacaatatttaataaaagggtaatttgaactttcgaatgtccaagtatttttcattttatcgctaatacgttaatctaaaattggtcctgtcattatcctgctacgaacattcatcaaacacgactaaataatatcactagcggtgaagcaagttatggacaaccgttcaaaattagtttattactttcgataatccctaaggatttgctattaaatttttaaacgtcttcagtacaaataagtcttaacattcaatgacaaacaaccatccccgagggctgcttttggaaatttgtggggtcaatttaaagtatttatcttggtcatctctttttcatccatctgttaatttgtttatttgtttatttaggagcaagggaaaagcctgctggagctgagattttggttctccttctccagccggcataaaaccttctcatcttttgtatcaacagataacatttgaccaaatgatacataacgaaatctttagttacccttatttaaactacaaagctaactaacaactattcatatcgtctaattatgtaaataaaactagcgggaaaagattcggagataacgggttttaatggtgttacgagataaattgaaatcaaattcatcagagcaagtattgaatacgcggcacatactcgaaaacggttcattgaagccatagttagttctagcacgaggaattctgagaaagggattaaaccgcaaattacgccgaagaatgtcaaaacttagctgttgtaggagatctgcactatcaattcgacaTTGGAtgtggtccgcgacgaaaacagctttttgtgtatcacggcggacagatagcaaatcgaagtgtatgagcctacaacgattttcgtagcttggaagattaaatggatctctccagggcaggcgacgcaaagcaaaacgaatgaacttgcgctggACAGCTTCAATGCCCtgcttatcagtttggtaatatggtgcccaaacaacaacagcatactccagtgtagaacgaactagagcgcaatataacgatttcaggcagtatatgttattgaaattttttgagatgcgaaagatgaatcctagcatctttaatgctttagagattCTATGtgttctttgaaactaagttttgaatccaataacactcctagatccttatttgatgtctcccgttttagtacagcttgcgaaatagtgtaatcatacatgatcgtggttcgtttacgagagaaggagataacgaaacatttgaaggcgtttataaccattctgttgacgttgcaccagttaaaaaatacatccaactgtgactgcaagaagtttgagtctttcagatatttgatgagatgaaacagcttgaaatcgtaggcgaatgatagcttcattcaTTGCATGCGAAatttagatcatttagatatagcagaaatatgaatagtcctagatggcttccctgaggaatgccagagctcacgatgaatgatggagtaacgcagtcgccaattttcacggtcatacttcgaccagtcagatatgattcaatcaaatccatcaacccacatgtcaaatctttagtttgagagagatatataatctctgttcaatacactgactcgaaggatgagatggcaattggtgcatttgtttagtttttgcgtaacaaaaccattgaacatatccacaataattcacgatgttggatatgaatttgtcgtaattcgtttattgtaagccaagtaatcagtaaaataatggaaagaaatattaccgtttgacaactctgctgtccgaaaacacaaatttaaaaaaataatttcaggcgagacgaagttcgacgggccagCTAGTTATAAAATATATACTTAACCATGAAACGATTTCACCGGTATGCAGCATGCTGCCCCGTTTGTAGTGAAGTTTTGATGTGTAACCACGTTGATTTCGTCTACTCTTCGGGGCCAATAATTCCAAGTCACTATCTTTCACCCATTAAGCGATCAACATTTTATAATCCGGCATAAAGAATCATTGATTTGGGTACTAATCGATTATCCGTATGtgatgtgtgtgtgttgtccaAATCTCACCACTTGTTGGTatttaataccgttttcgtttttgaacctagacgcgggcgactctgactccgagtaaaacgaacacgtggtacgcgccctaaacaacaactcatgaaaaaaagaaaaaataaacaaacttgcttggatgcgtggtgcgactcgagaaaattttcagagcgaaactacgcgattggagtccgatctagagcgaccgcgggttgctaaaacaaacatatcaaacgttgtttgggcgactctgggtcagctttcgggctactctgatcaataaacgaaaacggtatgagGTAAATGTAGGTAAATCTAAAAATGTGGAACACCTACGTAACCGAAGCCAAGTGGTGAAGCCGGCTGAATGGGCCGCAGACCTGCTGTCGGAACGGCGCACATTATGATCTTGCGCAAGATTAACGGATAGCGGTACTCTAATCACTGTagtgaaatataaaattttccaaaaaaaaattggaaatgtTCATATAACAAGCTCATCTAAGATATTTCTCCTTTTTctctgaagctacttttgtgatAAAGACCTACAtttacttcacttgatttttacCGTGAAATGATACCGATAAGgttcacaatcacttcacttggttttcagctTGTAGTGATAACGGTAATAAGGGAAGTGGAAAAtgatcaaattttcaaggaGAAAACACACAGCACCTGCTCTTTCCATAAGAAGCCTGTTTGATTTTGTGTATTTAGTTTTATTCTTAATGCATAATTTCCAGATTCGACAAAGTTTCTTGTAGAACTAACATGGAATAGTTTTAAAAACCTAGCTCAAAAGCAATATTATTAGCAATACTCGCACTGGATTGACCGCTTTCCGGTCTGCTTCCGATATTCGTTCTCAAAAGTGGTTGATTAGCAACAGCGCCAACAGTCTATTCCTCCGCATCGGCAAACTTATCCTCGTCTGCAATAagaatcagtattatctttgCCGTAGAAATAAACAGTTAGTCTCCATGCATACACAATCTCCACTTTTAATAAAGTGCCTTACCGTCAAGCTGCAGATTTCTCATGTCGTCTACTTCCTGCAACTCGTCTTCCTCAGCCTCCATGTAATCTTCATCCTCGCTGATTGCACCCGGGTCCGGGTTTAGACTCTGACATTCGCGCATGGCATTGTAAATTTCATCGACAATTTGTGGCGTCGGAGGTTGCAGCCACATCTCAGTCATTTCGTTTTCGGATCCATCCGATTCGTGGCCTTCGTCgtgttcgtcttcttcttcctcACCACCGGCATCACCATTTTCATTACCATTATTCTGAGGTCGTCCATCATAGAAGCCAGGCCAAATCAAATTGATATCTAGCATTAAATAGATGCACTTTTCTGGGTTGGAAGATATCGCTTGAACACCTACTCTTGGCCATGGAATGGAAATGCTACTGTTGCGTTCCTCGCAAGTCCAAATCAGAGAGCTAAAATGATCATTTTTTGTAGTAATATGATTATCGTTATTCTGTTTGATAGTTGATGTCAAGTGGAAACATGGCCAAATACCTTTCAGTAAGGTGAAGCTCTCCTGCAGGACCAATCAAATTGCTCCCGATTTTAACCTTGACATCCTCCGCAGAATAAACAATTCCTTCGACCGGTGCAAAAGCTTCACCGATTGTAACCATTTTGCTCAACGTTGGCTATGACAGATGAAACTATCAATTAGTTGAAGACGCGTTATGCATAAATAAGTGAATAAAATGACTTACATGACTTATGTATAGATAATTTGTGTGATAGAACTATATTTTAGCCCGAAAATGTTTCCAATACtagttttgtttttgacgctctTGTCCGTAGAACAGAGCTGCCAACTGTTTCTTTTTTCATAAttctgtatttggcggaaaaatctatctgtgcaatatctatctcgaaaaatcaaaaataggATACTGGTTTAGCGAACGAAAAAATAAGTCGCCCaacctggtttacccctatgtacccaaacacaaaaactgaaaatcggtattgtaaaattgaattatcggtattttaagagagcatatctgtatgcCTGTATCGAGTACAAAAATCGGTTTAAATATCTATAAATCGGAATAGTTAGCAGCGCTGCCGTAGAATACAAAACACATGTCAATTTGACGTAATTGGAGTCATGTTGATGCGGTTGATACTGGAACCAGTGTTGCCGAAAACGGAACGAAAACGTATCGGTACCATATCTGTATCAGAATCTCTGCTGCATAACTATACCAGAAAAATGTCAGCGGAGCTGAGTTAAGTGGGTAAAAAAAGGTCTTATCTTAGCAAAAAACctaatatctgtatttatctgtatgatcaGTGAATAGAGGTATTTTAGGaaagcatatctgtattgcggagGTCCAAAATCGGTTAAATACTGAGAAAtaggtatacctggcaacgctgactggaacttgaaatatttcacgcgtttatttcatttgataacggccaataagccacctgtcaacttccactttcgaacagagatgccatttatacagatttatctgtattatacagatttttacatgctcatacagatttaatacagagtacagattttatacagatttcctcaatttaatacagattatacagatctcaccaaaagtaagaaagaaaaaaattgaactattCTGTCTgaactatcttttagtatttgattctagTGACGcgataaaagtctatcaatcaacggacaaatcacaaattaatatggaaATCTCTTGTGAAATCCTTTATAttgtaatttgaaaccaatttcaactgatattcaaggaagtaagtaatggcatcatgaaacttcactgtcaaactgagagttgtatgacctgtCTTGACGTTGCTTATTGGCCGTTGAAATTTcatgtcaaattataaagtcaacattttcaaactagataaatatatggaattacaatttaattgttgtggataaaaaaactATGACATTTCGTTGTTAAATATTCTTGTGAGTGCGGCAATGACTGActgaatctaccatcctacaaccacaatctattgaaaCAACATCTTTTGGCATCATTTAGTTGtaagaatttaattttattgtggatacagattaatacagattttttatgcaaagcaatacagattttctatgaaaatatctggcatctctgctttcgaaagaaattgcagtcgagctatgaaaaatagagtattaaattttacaccagacgaaagagaaaattttcctctgctgtttactattatgatttactctcagcgagtgctgAGTCATTCGAAagtactcttcaaagtgaatgttgatattAAAACTTCTATTGTTGAGAATAGAAATCATGGGAGACAAATCTTCAAAATAATGAGGTTTCTCATAAGCTTGATatgttggagcgaaatcaatcttcagttcagcaacgccatcacaTTGCCAAAAATTTAATGCTGTTATTTTGGCACGATTTTTAATATTTCTCTCtcttacttctatgtatgagattcgatgcggagtcACCTGATGTCTTTGCTTTACTTGGTTTTACCGCCAAAACTTTAGATTTTACCTTAAACAATATTATACTCATGCCGAACTACTTTTGGAGTAATGGTATGAAGAATCGATTCGAAAATATTggtccgattttatcacaatttgttcAATTAATCCGTAAACTGACGTGATCAATCGTctataatgagatgactattgataacATAACCCTAGTTGCTGATGAGAGAGATTTTCTTCTTCACCGTTGCCTACATCTTATATCgatattttacaaaagcgattgCCAAACTATTCTTTCCTTTCTCTATGAAAAGCATATAGAATTCCTGAATGGATCGACTTACGATCGGAGCTCGAAGATCTCTAGTGTTATACACGATTCGATAAGatcagtgtgtgtatgtgttcgcaccttttcacgctttttctacgcgctcaattttatctGCAATTACTGAGCCAATTTAGGTAATCTTAAGGCCCTCATTCAttatctgctctcattatttacCAATCGGAGTCGAACTGAAATTAAATCATTTGATCTGTCCGAAATTTGACACGAAGTACTTTACGATTCCTGGATGGATTCCCATTCAAATGCAACATCTAATTTCTAGTCATAATTCGTTGTTGTATCTGAAACAGAATCCAGTTAGAAATGAATTTCGTCTTATTTTTCCGACGGTTTAAATAAGTATGATTGCGTTTCGATTTGTAGAACAATTTACAAATCAAAACACCCTGTAGCTCCGATTTCCTTCCTatcttgtattgtttccatggcatttggtCGGAACTAATCGATACTTATTAACGGAGGGTCACGATTACTgagccaacatttttcaatgaatcgtatggtacattgtaatcttgagttcatCTTTGTTTATTACGACGTATACTGCTAACCCGGATGTACATCTAATGTcattacccaagtagcacacgttattacacttcaatgacagtaacttatatgacacaaattcatggaacaagtagaagactttgcaacgtgcattgtaactgctatgtaacctgaaaagcgtaaggggcggagcttgtgcgacttaccaagggttgccaaacaacttctcagtaacgaatatttgatttgattcagcgcgcacatcagtcacaatgaaacagaaaatataagctcatgtcaagttacaatttgtttatgttttttccattcaacatttacgaccaaaaattgACATCCGATAATCAGAGTTgaaatatagaattcaatccTTTTTAAACTTATACTACatctactcaaaatctaaggggaaaaaccatcaacagtgactattatatagcgttataagagcgtttgaaggacgaaatttaaaaaaaaaacggcctcatttgaagaagaaaaaagttttgtttcatcaagacaatgcaccgtgtcacaagtcgatgaaaacaatgctgaaattgaacgaaatgggcttcgaattgctccatcatccaccgtatt comes from Malaya genurostris strain Urasoe2022 chromosome 3, Malgen_1.1, whole genome shotgun sequence and encodes:
- the LOC131439239 gene encoding longitudinals lacking protein-like, producing MADQQQYFLKWNDFQTNMVTSFRHLRNEKSFTDVTLACEGQTCKAHKMVLSACSPYFKSLLEENPSKHPIIILKDVSYSHLQAILEFMYAGEVNVSQEQLPTFLKTADRLKVKGLAETPTNIKREG
- the LOC131439236 gene encoding methylosome subunit pICln isoform X1, coding for MVTIGEAFAPVEGIVYSAEDVKVKIGSNLIGPAGELHLTESSLIWTCEERNSSISIPWPRVGVQAISSNPEKCIYLMLDINLIWPGFYDGRPQNNGNENGDAGGEEEEDEHDEGHESDGSENEMTEMWLQPPTPQIVDEIYNAMRECQSLNPDPGAISEDEDYMEAEEDELQEVDDMRNLQLDDEDKFADAEE
- the LOC131439236 gene encoding methylosome subunit pICln isoform X2, whose translation is MVTIGEAFAPVEGIVYSAEDVKVKIGSNLIGPAGELHLTESSLIWTCEERNSSISIPWPRVGVQAISSNPEKCIYLMLDINLIWPGFYDGRPQNNGNENGDAGGEEEEDEHDEGHESDGSENEMTEMWLQPPTPQIVDEIYNAMRECQSLNPDPGAISEDEDYMEAEEDELQEVDDMRNLQLDDNTDSYCRRG